One Natronolimnobius sp. AArcel1 DNA window includes the following coding sequences:
- a CDS encoding ABC transporter ATP-binding protein, giving the protein MAVIELEGLTKDYGEVLANDDVSFEVECGEIFGYLGPNGAGKTTTIRTLLGFISPTAGTGQLLGHDITDESALLEAKRRLGYLPDNPAFDETATGREVLDLHASIKGDERSEELLELFDPPLEREVRDYSHGNVRKLGLVTTFMHDPDLVILDEPTSGLDPLMQQRFAEFLRAERDRGVTVFFSSHVLSEVRRLCDRVGIIRNGRLVTVEPVASLLDRSGKVVRIRATDSLSASTFDLEGVHDLEVSQATLADESSADDTTVTECTFTFTGDVNALLARVEPSHLLDLSIEEAPLEDVFMRFYGGDSESADAVDSADAADTMDRPQADATDAADAEDSEVSNDA; this is encoded by the coding sequence ATGGCCGTCATCGAACTCGAGGGGCTGACGAAGGACTACGGCGAGGTACTGGCCAACGACGACGTCTCGTTCGAGGTCGAATGCGGCGAGATTTTTGGCTATCTCGGGCCGAACGGCGCGGGGAAGACAACGACAATCCGGACGCTGCTTGGGTTCATCTCGCCGACGGCAGGCACGGGCCAGCTACTCGGCCACGACATCACCGACGAATCCGCACTGCTCGAGGCGAAACGACGGCTCGGCTACTTGCCCGACAATCCGGCGTTCGACGAGACGGCGACCGGGCGGGAAGTCCTTGATCTGCATGCGTCGATCAAAGGCGACGAACGAAGCGAGGAGTTACTCGAGTTGTTCGATCCACCACTCGAGCGCGAGGTTCGAGACTATTCACACGGAAACGTCCGCAAACTCGGACTCGTCACGACGTTCATGCACGACCCAGACCTCGTTATTCTGGACGAGCCGACGAGCGGGCTCGACCCGCTGATGCAACAGCGATTTGCCGAGTTTCTGCGGGCCGAACGCGACCGCGGCGTGACGGTCTTCTTCTCTTCGCACGTATTGAGCGAGGTCCGACGGCTCTGTGATCGTGTTGGCATCATCCGTAACGGCCGACTCGTCACCGTCGAACCCGTCGCGTCGTTGCTTGACCGCAGCGGCAAGGTCGTCAGAATCCGCGCAACGGACTCGCTGTCGGCGTCGACGTTCGATCTCGAGGGCGTTCACGATCTCGAGGTGAGTCAGGCAACACTAGCTGATGAGTCATCGGCAGACGACACGACAGTAACGGAGTGTACGTTCACCTTCACCGGCGATGTCAACGCGCTACTTGCGCGGGTTGAACCATCTCACTTGCTCGATCTCTCGATTGAAGAAGCGCCGCTCGAGGATGTGTTCATGCGGTTTTACGGCGGTGACTCGGAATCGGCTGATGCGGTGGACTCGGCGGACGCAGCGGACACGATGGACAGGCCACAAGCGGACGCGACAGATGCTGCAGATGCCGAAGATTCAGAGGTGAGCAACGATGCTTGA
- a CDS encoding sugar phosphate isomerase/epimerase has product MTPFDCGVQSVVFGDDSLESVLGSLETADTDLETLELWSTHLPPTDDPDERLEVQHLLEEAAVDICGYGVVDLETPEDAREYIAFADWLDADYVTVNYPPDRDEITEELLALAETFEIDVAIHNYSSVHHDDLSTVFSSINDVREVLEAYDHPRLGVCIDTGHFLVESVDPADVIPAVGDRIVATHLKDTSEAELEDVPGSGVLDLERIVFLLGDHADPDTPLIIEYELPEDRRLEALQAGERNVREALETADAGSDSR; this is encoded by the coding sequence ATGACACCGTTCGATTGTGGCGTTCAGAGCGTCGTCTTCGGCGACGACTCGCTCGAGTCCGTCCTCGGTTCACTCGAGACAGCCGATACCGACCTCGAAACGCTCGAACTCTGGAGTACGCACCTGCCGCCGACCGACGACCCGGACGAGCGACTCGAGGTCCAACACCTGCTCGAGGAAGCGGCCGTCGACATCTGTGGCTACGGCGTTGTCGACCTCGAAACTCCCGAGGACGCCCGCGAGTATATCGCGTTCGCAGACTGGCTCGACGCCGACTACGTCACGGTCAACTATCCGCCAGATCGGGACGAGATTACCGAGGAACTGCTCGCCCTCGCCGAGACGTTCGAGATCGACGTTGCGATTCACAACTACTCGTCGGTCCACCACGACGATCTCTCGACGGTGTTCTCGTCCATTAACGACGTGCGCGAGGTGCTCGAGGCGTACGACCATCCGCGACTCGGCGTCTGCATCGACACCGGGCACTTCCTCGTCGAGTCGGTCGATCCGGCGGACGTGATCCCCGCTGTCGGCGACCGAATCGTCGCCACCCACCTCAAGGACACCTCGGAGGCGGAACTCGAGGACGTACCCGGATCGGGAGTGCTCGACCTCGAGCGGATCGTCTTTCTCCTTGGCGACCACGCCGACCCGGACACGCCGCTGATTATCGAGTACGAACTTCCAGAGGACCGACGACTCGAGGCGCTCCAGGCGGGTGAGCGAAACGTTCGTGAAGCACTCGAAACTGCTGATGCCGGTTCGGACAGCCGCTAA
- a CDS encoding PAS domain S-box protein, with amino-acid sequence MPDFESLLDRSSELFTVVETGGTILYQNAAVNRHCGYTQDDLIETSLLESIHPTDRPALEALLERPEQATLEEPIDYRIRHADGSWVWFETQTPPHLDPDTGGYVLVSRPVDERRALERRRERYMLILDSLNDAVYAIDADDTIVYVNDAYASLKQIDRDELIGTNIYKWGKPAALETIDSEREALETGEQDVGIAEFEFSTTDGPTVPVELRFSFVEASQTELAQVGVVRDITARKARERALERKNERLEAFASIVSHDLRNPLNVASGHLELGQEQAEHGHDHFEEIAAAHSRIDTLIETLLTLAREGESVTDPCPVELAAVVDRSWRGVETADARLELDTDRVVLADDSRLQQLLENLVRNAIEHAGPDITVTVEDCPNGFAVTDDGPGIPESEREQVFDFGYSSDADGTGFGLNIVREIATAHDWSITATESTQGGARFEITDVVFDT; translated from the coding sequence ATGCCCGATTTCGAATCACTACTCGACCGGAGTTCGGAACTGTTCACCGTCGTCGAGACCGGCGGCACTATTTTGTACCAGAACGCGGCGGTCAATCGCCACTGTGGCTACACACAGGACGATCTTATCGAGACATCGCTACTCGAGTCGATTCACCCGACTGACCGGCCCGCACTCGAGGCCCTTCTCGAGCGCCCTGAACAGGCAACACTCGAAGAACCCATCGACTATCGGATTCGCCACGCCGATGGCTCGTGGGTCTGGTTCGAAACGCAGACACCCCCTCACTTGGACCCGGATACCGGCGGCTACGTTCTCGTCTCGAGGCCAGTCGATGAACGACGCGCTCTCGAACGACGACGCGAGCGCTACATGCTGATTCTCGATTCGCTGAATGATGCCGTCTACGCGATCGATGCTGACGATACCATTGTTTACGTCAACGACGCCTACGCCTCACTGAAACAGATCGACCGCGACGAACTCATTGGCACAAACATCTACAAATGGGGGAAGCCTGCTGCCTTGGAGACGATCGACTCCGAGCGAGAGGCACTCGAGACAGGCGAACAAGATGTCGGCATCGCCGAGTTCGAGTTCTCGACGACGGACGGACCCACCGTTCCAGTCGAGTTGCGATTTAGCTTCGTCGAAGCCTCCCAAACGGAACTCGCACAGGTCGGCGTCGTTCGCGATATTACGGCTCGAAAGGCCCGCGAACGAGCCTTAGAGCGGAAAAACGAGCGACTCGAGGCGTTCGCCAGTATCGTCTCTCACGACCTTCGAAATCCGCTGAACGTCGCCTCCGGGCATCTCGAGTTGGGACAGGAGCAAGCCGAACACGGCCACGACCACTTCGAGGAAATTGCGGCCGCACACAGTCGAATTGACACGCTCATCGAGACGCTCCTGACGCTCGCACGAGAAGGTGAGTCGGTGACTGATCCCTGTCCAGTGGAACTGGCAGCCGTCGTCGACCGAAGTTGGCGCGGTGTCGAGACTGCCGATGCGCGGCTGGAACTCGACACTGACCGCGTCGTACTAGCTGATGACAGCCGTCTCCAGCAACTCCTCGAGAATCTCGTCCGAAATGCAATCGAACACGCAGGCCCCGACATCACGGTCACCGTCGAGGACTGTCCGAACGGGTTCGCCGTCACAGACGACGGGCCGGGCATCCCAGAATCAGAGCGCGAACAGGTCTTCGACTTTGGCTACTCGAGTGACGCTGACGGGACCGGATTCGGACTGAACATTGTCCGAGAGATCGCCACGGCACACGACTGGTCGATCACCGCCACCGAGAGCACGCAGGGCGGTGCACGCTTCGAGATTACCGATGTCGTGTTCGACACGTAG
- a CDS encoding M48 family metallopeptidase produces MRLTGPIGIGVRALLAAGITGLTLLASAYIITVFAAALVLFVVMQLGPLEFTETSFLWTLVIAAIPVLPCFAVVISHAIRLERVELLERTVPTSEIDSEAIRALEAATTRLAAQFDSTTPEIRVRPDATPMAYTTARPTDPVIAVRRRSSPVIVVSKGLVQTLSSDELEAVVAHECAHLANDDLQLTSWLLVPLFAAEFLSDNDDDEPWRLDPLGWALTSVGLVGLGVFSRGRELAADRAAAEATIEPGALASALERLAQRRRRPSRDLRHTRSTNAINVVPTLGQDGDVGGSESGGGLRSTHPSLEVRLEALRSLTAESSGDS; encoded by the coding sequence ATGCGACTGACCGGCCCGATTGGGATCGGCGTCCGAGCTCTCCTCGCAGCCGGTATCACCGGCCTCACGTTGCTCGCGAGTGCGTACATCATCACCGTCTTCGCCGCAGCACTTGTCCTCTTCGTCGTGATGCAACTCGGCCCGCTCGAGTTCACAGAGACCAGCTTTTTGTGGACACTCGTCATCGCCGCGATTCCGGTTCTGCCCTGTTTTGCCGTCGTCATCTCCCACGCCATCCGACTGGAACGCGTGGAACTCCTCGAGCGAACAGTTCCTACGTCGGAAATTGACTCTGAGGCGATACGAGCGCTCGAGGCCGCGACGACGCGACTGGCGGCGCAGTTCGACAGTACAACGCCAGAGATTCGGGTCCGCCCGGATGCAACGCCGATGGCGTACACGACCGCCCGCCCGACAGATCCGGTCATTGCGGTCCGTCGCCGTAGCTCGCCCGTGATCGTCGTCTCGAAGGGGCTCGTGCAGACGCTCTCGAGCGACGAACTCGAGGCCGTGGTGGCTCACGAGTGTGCTCATCTGGCGAACGACGACCTCCAGCTGACGTCGTGGTTGCTCGTCCCGTTATTTGCGGCCGAGTTCCTCTCCGACAACGATGACGATGAGCCGTGGCGGCTCGACCCGCTTGGCTGGGCGCTTACGTCCGTTGGACTCGTCGGACTTGGCGTCTTCTCCCGCGGGCGCGAACTCGCCGCAGATCGCGCGGCTGCTGAAGCGACTATTGAACCCGGCGCGCTCGCGTCCGCCCTCGAGCGTCTTGCACAACGGCGACGGCGACCCTCGAGAGACCTCCGTCATACGCGCTCGACGAACGCGATCAACGTCGTGCCGACGCTGGGTCAGGACGGTGATGTGGGAGGGAGTGAGAGTGGGGGCGGGCTCAGGTCAACACATCCCTCGCTCGAGGTTCGACTCGAGGCCCTGCGGTCGTTGACCGCCGAGTCGTCCGGCGATAGTTAG
- a CDS encoding ABC transporter permease subunit — protein MLELARYDGSNRLKGSIYLAMAMSILAAAVIWIYPSFSESFDDIDEQFMDAYPEQVIQLFDVQTMATLEGFLAFELYIFGWVILLGLYLAYLAAGTIASDIEHERMDILLSMPVTRARVVAEKFGSLAVPIVVVNVLTPVVVYVSAFLVDESLDIVDLIAIHALSIPYLFACAGIGLVASVAVSRTSIAQRVALGVVFGLFMLESLVNETDYEALGAIAPMRYFDPNEILLESTYDLTSAAVLVVMTVLLVVVSQLWFRRRDIS, from the coding sequence ATGCTTGAACTCGCCCGCTACGACGGCAGCAACCGGCTGAAAGGGAGCATCTATCTCGCGATGGCGATGTCTATTCTGGCTGCAGCCGTCATCTGGATCTACCCCTCCTTCAGCGAGTCGTTCGACGATATCGACGAGCAGTTCATGGACGCCTATCCAGAGCAAGTAATACAGCTGTTCGACGTCCAAACCATGGCTACACTCGAGGGCTTTCTCGCGTTTGAACTCTACATCTTCGGCTGGGTCATCTTGCTTGGTCTCTATCTCGCCTACCTCGCTGCTGGTACGATAGCATCCGATATCGAACACGAACGGATGGATATCCTGCTCTCGATGCCGGTCACTCGAGCCCGCGTCGTCGCCGAGAAATTTGGATCGCTCGCGGTGCCAATCGTCGTCGTCAACGTCCTGACGCCAGTCGTCGTCTACGTCTCGGCGTTCCTGGTCGACGAATCGCTCGATATCGTCGATCTGATCGCGATCCATGCACTCTCGATTCCCTATCTTTTTGCCTGCGCTGGAATCGGGCTGGTCGCATCGGTGGCTGTCAGTCGAACAAGCATCGCCCAACGAGTCGCCCTTGGCGTCGTCTTCGGCCTGTTCATGCTCGAGTCGTTAGTCAATGAGACGGATTACGAGGCACTCGGCGCAATCGCACCCATGCGGTACTTCGATCCGAACGAAATCTTACTCGAGAGTACGTACGATCTCACCAGTGCGGCCGTATTGGTGGTGATGACGGTCCTTCTGGTCGTCGTGAGCCAACTGTGGTTCAGGCGACGCGACATCAGTTGA
- a CDS encoding DUF4442 domain-containing protein codes for MFESLRSRLYRIGFNLFPAYRGTGGRVTYIAPDWQTIRIRLPHSWRTRNYVGTTFGGSLYGAVDPFYMMMLLKNLGDEYVVWDKEAEIRFKKPGRDTLYATFTMPDAELEAIKAALENADGDAIDRHYTVDLVDSEGTVHATVRKTVYITTNQEKAA; via the coding sequence ATGTTCGAGTCGCTTCGCTCGCGCCTTTATCGGATCGGGTTCAATCTCTTTCCAGCCTATCGGGGCACAGGAGGTCGAGTGACGTACATTGCGCCGGACTGGCAGACAATTCGGATCAGACTCCCGCACTCGTGGCGGACGCGAAACTACGTGGGGACGACCTTCGGCGGAAGCCTGTACGGCGCGGTCGACCCATTCTACATGATGATGCTCCTGAAGAACCTCGGCGACGAGTACGTCGTCTGGGACAAAGAAGCCGAAATTCGATTCAAGAAACCGGGCCGTGACACGCTCTATGCGACGTTTACGATGCCAGATGCGGAACTCGAAGCGATCAAGGCAGCCCTCGAGAACGCAGATGGCGATGCAATCGACCGCCACTACACCGTTGACCTCGTCGACAGCGAGGGAACGGTTCACGCGACCGTTCGAAAGACGGTTTACATCACGACCAACCAGGAAAAGGCGGCCTGA
- a CDS encoding MFS transporter: MVSLSSIIDGLRSPRTALLLNVALVMAGSVLALVGYFDLVTGLIVVTAGLLGMGISLIGRQSDE; the protein is encoded by the coding sequence ATGGTTTCGCTGTCTTCGATTATCGATGGGCTTCGGTCGCCACGGACCGCCTTGCTCCTCAACGTTGCGCTTGTGATGGCTGGTTCAGTCCTCGCACTTGTCGGCTACTTCGACCTCGTGACTGGCCTCATCGTCGTGACGGCAGGGCTGCTCGGCATGGGTATCTCGTTGATCGGACGCCAATCCGACGAGTAG
- a CDS encoding class I SAM-dependent methyltransferase produces the protein MREFSEAYLERTRQGMWDDTRTALSPLTLESRERILDVGCGTGELSHVLADECPSDCEVIGCDVDPTLLEFAREHVPVVAGNALELPFADDAFDLVVCQALLINLPDPAAAVTEFARVSSDLVAAVEPDNGAVEIDSSVAAENSLEQRARRAYLDGVDTDVSLGADAREAFEKAGLEVLETRRYDHVRTVEPPYGEAALTAARRKATGSGLADDRETMLKGALTAREYDDLRGEWREMGRDVIEQMGTESYHRIERVPFFVTVGRVESAGR, from the coding sequence GTGCGCGAGTTCTCCGAAGCCTACCTCGAGCGAACCCGCCAGGGGATGTGGGATGATACCCGCACAGCGCTGTCGCCGCTTACACTCGAGTCCCGTGAGCGGATTCTCGATGTCGGCTGTGGCACGGGCGAGTTGAGTCACGTGCTCGCTGACGAGTGTCCGTCCGACTGCGAGGTGATCGGCTGTGACGTCGATCCCACGTTGCTCGAGTTCGCTCGCGAGCACGTTCCCGTCGTGGCGGGGAACGCCCTCGAGTTGCCATTTGCTGATGACGCGTTTGATCTGGTCGTCTGTCAGGCACTGTTGATCAATCTACCAGATCCCGCCGCCGCAGTCACCGAATTTGCTCGCGTTTCATCGGACCTCGTCGCCGCCGTCGAACCCGACAACGGGGCCGTCGAAATCGACTCGAGCGTCGCCGCCGAGAACTCCCTCGAGCAGCGTGCTCGACGCGCCTATTTGGACGGCGTCGACACTGACGTTTCACTCGGCGCGGATGCCCGTGAGGCGTTCGAAAAAGCCGGACTCGAGGTGCTCGAGACGCGCCGGTACGACCACGTCAGGACGGTCGAACCGCCCTACGGCGAGGCAGCGTTAACTGCAGCACGGCGAAAAGCGACGGGTTCGGGGTTGGCTGATGACCGAGAGACGATGCTCAAGGGGGCACTCACGGCACGCGAGTACGACGATCTGCGTGGCGAGTGGCGCGAGATGGGGCGAGACGTCATTGAGCAGATGGGCACAGAGTCGTATCACCGAATCGAGCGCGTTCCGTTTTTCGTCACAGTCGGGCGCGTCGAATCCGCCGGCCGGTAG
- a CDS encoding NAD-dependent epimerase/dehydratase family protein has translation MRVLLIGGTGVISTGITRQLVDAGHEVVCLTRGETDAEVPDSVEFVTGDRNDRTALERVASEVDPDCVIDMVCFTPEQAREAVDVFGGEIQQYIFCSTVDVYHRPLEANPATEDAPRESDVDAEPVSEYSANKAAAEDVFLEAHDGAESVHGTDSAGAFAVTIIRPWSTYGEGGAVFHTFGSDTYYLDRIREGKPIIVHGDGSSLWGPCHRDDVASAFVGAVGNETAYGEAYHATSEETITWNQYYRRVAAAMDAPEPEFVHIPTEQLRKAAPERTDMLEAHFQYSTVFDNTKAKRDLGFEYTIDFEDGIRRTIEALEDREGLESWDSANDDAIIEAWTTASEEFVETVQSLSK, from the coding sequence ATGCGCGTCTTACTCATCGGCGGCACCGGCGTCATCAGCACCGGCATCACCCGCCAACTGGTCGACGCCGGCCACGAGGTCGTCTGTCTCACTCGCGGCGAAACCGACGCCGAGGTCCCCGACAGCGTCGAGTTCGTCACCGGCGACCGAAACGACCGCACAGCCCTCGAGCGAGTCGCCAGCGAGGTCGACCCCGACTGCGTCATCGACATGGTCTGTTTCACGCCCGAGCAGGCACGCGAGGCGGTCGATGTCTTCGGCGGCGAGATACAGCAGTACATCTTCTGCTCGACGGTCGACGTGTATCACCGCCCGCTCGAGGCCAACCCGGCAACCGAGGATGCCCCGCGGGAGTCAGATGTCGACGCTGAGCCAGTCAGCGAGTACAGCGCGAACAAAGCCGCCGCAGAGGATGTCTTTCTCGAGGCCCACGACGGGGCCGAATCAGTCCACGGGACCGACTCCGCGGGCGCGTTTGCGGTGACGATTATCCGCCCGTGGAGCACCTACGGCGAGGGCGGTGCGGTCTTTCACACCTTCGGCAGCGACACCTACTACCTCGACCGGATTCGGGAGGGGAAGCCGATCATCGTCCACGGCGACGGCTCCTCGCTGTGGGGGCCGTGCCACCGCGACGACGTTGCGAGCGCGTTCGTCGGTGCCGTTGGCAACGAAACCGCCTACGGCGAGGCCTATCACGCCACGAGCGAGGAGACCATCACCTGGAATCAGTACTATCGCCGCGTCGCGGCCGCGATGGACGCGCCCGAACCCGAGTTCGTTCACATCCCAACCGAACAGCTCCGCAAAGCCGCCCCCGAACGCACCGACATGCTCGAGGCGCACTTTCAGTACAGTACGGTCTTCGACAATACGAAGGCGAAACGCGATCTCGGCTTCGAGTACACCATCGACTTTGAAGATGGCATTCGGCGAACAATCGAGGCACTCGAGGACCGTGAGGGACTCGAGTCGTGGGATAGCGCGAATGACGACGCGATTATCGAGGCCTGGACCACAGCTTCGGAGGAGTTCGTCGAGACAGTGCAATCATTGAGCAAGTAA
- a CDS encoding aminoglycoside phosphotransferase family protein, with protein MYPDETSKRSQSLVSDSDDLTVIRELHDVPPYRVYEVQVDGRRAVLKADAHPRGHAAIEGRVHAFVASETTVPAPEILEIGPQYYISQWDESLERAQTTDELWARAAGRTLATLHTETQNEFDNYGQFYVDEGNLELTGHSDWLAAARDRLEYHRPYLERVGHADIVTVVDEFFAGQTDVFDGAGGPVFCHGNVHPEHVATTANEATAVIDFEHALVAPGEYDYWRVAMPLFNAASDIDSSARIAFREGYESIRPLQSGFEQRRDAYRLLNLVSYVESLYLQQTVDTSTLPERAARFRELIVETLERLRADGP; from the coding sequence ATGTATCCAGACGAGACCTCGAAACGATCACAGTCACTCGTATCGGACTCCGACGACCTCACCGTTATCCGCGAACTACACGACGTCCCACCGTACCGCGTCTACGAAGTCCAAGTCGACGGCCGACGAGCAGTCCTGAAAGCTGATGCCCACCCGCGCGGACACGCGGCCATCGAAGGCCGCGTCCACGCGTTCGTTGCGTCCGAAACAACGGTCCCTGCTCCCGAAATTCTCGAGATTGGCCCCCAATATTACATCTCACAATGGGACGAGTCACTCGAGCGAGCACAGACGACTGATGAACTCTGGGCTCGAGCGGCCGGTCGAACGCTCGCAACGCTGCACACGGAGACTCAAAACGAGTTCGACAACTACGGGCAGTTCTACGTCGATGAGGGAAACCTCGAACTGACGGGCCACAGCGATTGGCTTGCCGCTGCTCGAGACCGACTCGAGTATCACCGTCCGTACCTTGAGCGGGTCGGCCACGCGGATATTGTCACAGTTGTGGACGAATTTTTTGCGGGTCAGACGGACGTTTTCGACGGTGCTGGCGGCCCAGTCTTCTGCCACGGAAACGTCCACCCTGAGCACGTCGCGACGACAGCCAACGAAGCAACGGCGGTCATCGATTTCGAGCACGCACTCGTCGCGCCCGGTGAGTACGACTACTGGCGTGTCGCCATGCCGCTTTTCAATGCGGCTTCCGATATCGATAGCTCGGCCCGTATCGCGTTTCGCGAGGGCTATGAGTCCATCAGGCCGCTTCAAAGCGGATTTGAACAGCGGCGAGACGCCTACCGACTCCTGAATCTCGTGTCGTACGTCGAATCGCTGTACCTCCAGCAGACCGTCGATACATCGACGTTGCCTGAGCGAGCGGCGCGCTTTCGTGAACTGATCGTCGAGACGCTCGAGCGATTACGCGCTGACGGTCCGTAG
- a CDS encoding biotin/lipoate A/B protein ligase family protein — protein MTDAASDSLADRDWRLIRDDPRDGATQMALEEVAAETALEDGVRTVRTFSWEPSTLSLGYRQDAETVDWDFCEREGIGVTRRQTGGGGIYHDRCADISYTIVAPADEVPGDLMDCYDLFCEPILEAFDRLGVDADFAASEQDAIYQPSCYLRDIHPAHDIVAPAGASDAAHPKKISGNAQYRQRDVVIQHGSLSFDLEPTRHVGTFATEIEDATFTDRVTSIREQVGELDRETAVETLGDALGDWCDADAEAWRAEELEAARDLADRKYGSDAWIRNRETLEASEQ, from the coding sequence ATGACCGACGCAGCCAGCGACTCCCTTGCAGACCGCGACTGGCGACTCATCCGCGACGATCCCCGCGACGGCGCGACCCAGATGGCACTCGAGGAGGTCGCCGCTGAAACGGCCCTCGAAGACGGCGTTCGGACCGTCCGAACGTTCTCGTGGGAACCGAGTACGCTCTCGCTTGGCTACCGACAGGACGCCGAGACGGTCGACTGGGACTTCTGCGAGCGCGAGGGAATCGGGGTGACGCGAAGACAAACCGGCGGCGGTGGCATCTATCACGACCGGTGTGCGGACATTTCGTATACGATTGTCGCGCCCGCAGACGAGGTGCCGGGCGACCTGATGGACTGCTACGACCTGTTCTGTGAGCCAATTCTCGAGGCGTTCGACCGACTGGGCGTCGACGCTGACTTCGCGGCGAGCGAGCAGGACGCGATCTACCAGCCGTCCTGCTATCTGCGGGATATTCATCCGGCCCACGATATCGTCGCACCGGCAGGTGCTTCGGACGCAGCCCACCCGAAGAAGATCAGCGGCAACGCCCAGTACCGCCAACGCGACGTCGTCATCCAGCACGGCTCGCTGAGTTTCGACCTCGAGCCCACCCGCCACGTCGGTACGTTCGCAACAGAGATCGAGGATGCGACGTTTACGGACCGCGTGACGAGCATCCGCGAGCAAGTGGGTGAACTCGACCGCGAGACGGCAGTCGAAACACTCGGCGACGCCCTTGGTGACTGGTGTGACGCCGACGCAGAAGCGTGGCGAGCCGAGGAACTCGAGGCAGCCCGCGACCTCGCCGACCGGAAGTACGGCTCGGATGCGTGGATCCGAAATCGGGAGACGCTCGAGGCGAGCGAGCAGTAG
- a CDS encoding deoxyribonuclease IV, with protein sequence MQVGAHVSISGSRVSSDDETPPYDDVRNAVHRQLAFGGNCGQIFTTSPQVWAQPEISDEAADGFQDETDELLEGPWVIHSSYLVNLCTPKEDLRRKSMESMQAELDAAEKLGVPYVNVHLGAHTGAGVEGGLDNAADVIDDLEVPDDVQILIESDAGSGTKLGGEFSHLAGIIERTETDIGICIDTAHTLVAGNDLTTPEAVDETVQRFDDEVGLEHLEYIHLNDSKHDVGTHKDEHALIGEGYIGEDGMKAIVNHPELRDLPFALETPTEDGKGFAWNIEKVRELRDSE encoded by the coding sequence ATGCAGGTCGGCGCACACGTTTCAATCTCCGGCTCGCGCGTCTCCTCCGACGACGAAACGCCTCCGTACGACGACGTTCGCAACGCAGTCCACCGCCAGCTCGCCTTCGGCGGCAACTGTGGACAGATCTTCACCACCTCCCCGCAGGTCTGGGCCCAGCCTGAAATCAGCGACGAGGCAGCCGACGGCTTTCAGGACGAAACTGACGAGTTGCTCGAGGGGCCGTGGGTGATCCACTCCTCGTACCTCGTGAACCTCTGTACGCCCAAAGAGGACCTCCGGCGCAAATCGATGGAGAGCATGCAGGCGGAACTCGACGCCGCCGAAAAGCTCGGCGTTCCGTACGTCAATGTCCACCTCGGAGCCCACACCGGTGCAGGCGTCGAGGGCGGCCTCGACAACGCTGCGGACGTCATCGACGACCTCGAGGTCCCAGACGATGTCCAGATTCTCATCGAATCGGACGCTGGCAGCGGGACGAAACTCGGCGGTGAGTTCTCGCATCTCGCGGGCATCATCGAGCGCACCGAGACCGATATCGGCATCTGCATCGACACCGCCCACACGCTCGTCGCGGGCAACGATCTGACAACTCCAGAAGCCGTCGACGAAACCGTCCAGCGGTTCGACGACGAGGTTGGCCTCGAGCACCTCGAGTACATCCACCTGAACGACTCGAAACACGACGTGGGCACCCACAAAGACGAACACGCGCTTATCGGCGAGGGGTACATTGGCGAAGACGGCATGAAGGCGATTGTGAACCATCCTGAGCTTCGGGATCTTCCGTTTGCACTCGAGACGCCGACGGAGGACGGGAAAGGGTTTGCGTGGAATATTGAGAAGGTGAGAGAGTTGCGCGATTCGGAGTGA